A section of the Oryza sativa Japonica Group chromosome 1, ASM3414082v1 genome encodes:
- the LOC4327073 gene encoding B-box zinc finger protein 22 yields MKVLCSACEAAEARVLCCADDAALCARCDLHVHAANRLAGKHHRLPLLSSSSSSSSPSPPTCDICQDAHAYFFCVEDRALLCRACDVAVHTANALVSAHRRFLLTGVHVGLDAAADDDDKHPPHPLSSSLPRNTAPPPQPPPKRSPSPIYSDDDVIDWATGGHDIGITGNLPDWSLVDEQFNTPALPPVVTKTPPKRASRGPVTAGTAAAVFGNLAGGSPDWPLNEFFGFADFSSGFGFAENGTSKADSGKIGSMDGSPNGGRSSSSSSSSSAAAAGGGGGGQDFFGQVPEVHWAVPELPSPPTASGLHWQRDPRYGGGATDASAVFVPDISSPENPFRCFAAAAAGDHTMKRRRRC; encoded by the exons ATGAAGGTGCTGTGCTCCGcgtgcgaggcggcggaggcgcgggtgctctgctgcgccgacgacgccgccctcTGCGCGCGCTGCGACCTCCACGTCCACGCCGCCAACCGCCTCGCCGGCAagcaccaccgcctccccctcctctcctcctcctcttcttcctcctctccctcccccccgACCTGCGACATCTGCCAGGACGCCCACGCCTACTTCTTCTGCGTCGAGGACCGCGCcctcctctgccgcgcctgcgacGTCGCCGTCCACACCGCCAACGCCCTCGtctccgcccaccgccgcttcctcctcacCGGCGTCCACGTCggccttgacgccgccgccgacgacgacgacaaacACCCCCCACACCCcttgtcgtcgtcgctgccgcgcaACACGGCACCgcccccgcagccgccgccgaagcGCAGCCCCTCGCCGATCTACAGCGATGACGACGTCATCGACTGGGCCACCGGTGGCCACGACATCGGCATCACCGGCAACCTGCCCGACTGGTCGCTCGTCGACGAGCAGTTCAACACCCCTGcgctgccgccggtggtgaccaAGACCCCGCCGAAGCGGGCCTCCCGTGGCCCCGTCACGGCCggcaccgccgcggcggtgtTCGGCAACCTCGCCGGCGGATCGCCGGACTGGCCGCTCAACGAGTTCTTCGGCTTCGCCGACTTCAGCTCCGGCTTCGGCTTCGCCGAGAACGGCACGTCCAAG GCGGACAGCGGCAAGATCGGGAGCATGGACGGCTCGCCGAACGGCggcaggtcgtcgtcgtcgtcctcctcctcctccgccgccgccgccggcggcggcggcggcggccaggacTTCTTCGGCCAGGTGCCGGAAGTTCACTGGGCCGTGCCGGagctcccctcgccgcccacgGCGTCAGGGCTCCACTGGCAACGGGACCCGCGCTACGGTGGCGGCGCCACCGACGCCAGCGCGGTGTTCGTGCCGGACATCTCCTCGCCGGAGAACCCCTTCCgttgcttcgccgccgccgccgccggtgaccataCCATGAAACGCCGGAGGAGATGCTAA